A window from Gossypium raimondii isolate GPD5lz chromosome 7, ASM2569854v1, whole genome shotgun sequence encodes these proteins:
- the LOC105788089 gene encoding uncharacterized protein LOC105788089 isoform X2, translating into MEVKNVSESSVSDAKLSRSERKKMKKQRMERDIETRNGESLDKAACLGTEDVDLGAEQSSRSRKKRKRKENSFVESSGLKEEPNSLMNDSVSGRDSNVQTPGNNVSESPLKGQSADSERKRKRKKKKSKMATSVEVDNSLVDEKNESDSHLEPGLEGAQLNEQTVQAESKRKKKKKGKGKKTTLNVMEDEDISSKSNGKDSNEVENERCTEPQIINEKNIRKEDPISISETVESKNTNKISLITYKQSDFSGIQNPHVDGDIVMPETEVIEKSKKVKTHHKKKKKSSNLLGDGLEHVQENGPIQISVEHREKEPTIGCSENGSGEVPVGHAMPAQASGEALGNNIGIESDLKGRKRKKRKKSKDVEKETKMEEVNPSPLNLAVAKDDVTLAANVCPSNLSVTKDDVIRTANVSPSNLADTKDNVTLAANASPSNLAVVKDNATLTTNVKENNFSQTLYSSFQRKSVWRPRKKLLVLDLNGILVDVVQQPKRKPNTRVDGKGVFFRPFCVEFLEFCFKTFNVGIWSSRVKNMTKMIGLLLRKQWKRELFFCWDRKLCTITKFKTLENEEKPLVLKELRKLWDRCLPELPWRRGDYDESNTLLLDDSPYKALRNPANTGIFPYPYQYTDADDHSLAPGGDIRDYLERIAVAENVQKFVEQNPFGQQAITEADPHWEFYSQVIKDLRLHAG; encoded by the exons atggaagtgAAAAATGTTTCAGAGTCATCGGTCTCGGATGCTAAATTGAGTCGTTCtgaaaggaagaaaatgaagaaacagAGGATGGAACGAGATATTGAAACTAGAAATGGTGAATCCCTTGACAAAGCAGCTTGTTTAGGAACAGAGGACGTTGATTTAGGGGCAGAGCAATCGAGTCGTTCGCGTAAGAAgagaaagaggaaagaaaattcttttgtGGAGTCATCGGGATTGAAGGAAGAACCGAACTCGTTAATGAATGATTCCGTGTCAGGTAGAGATTCAAATGTACAGACTCCGGGGAATAATGTTTCGGAGAGTCCATTGAAAGGACAATCGGCTGATTCAGAAAGGAAGCgaaagaggaagaaaaagaagagtaaGATGGCTACATCTGTGGAAGTTGACAACTCTTTGGTagatgaaaagaatgaaagtgATTCTCATTTGGAGCCTGGACTGGAAGGGGCTCAATTGAATGAACAAACTGTTCAAGCGGAAagtaaaaggaagaagaagaagaaggggaaAGGAAAGAAGACAACGCTTAATGTCATGGAGGATGAAGATATTAGCTCAAAGAGCAATGGCAAGGACAGTAATGAAGTTGAAAATGAAAGGTGTACTGAACctcaaattattaatgaaaagaATATTAGAAAGGAGGATCCTATTTCTATATCTGAAACTGTAGAGTCGAAAAATACTAACAAAATTTCTTTGATAACTTATAAGCAAAGTGATTTTTCAGGAATTCAAAATCCCCATGTTGATGGAGATATTGTTATGCCTGAAACTGAAGttattgaaaaatcaaaaaaggtaaaaacccatcacaagaagaagaagaagtctTCTAATCTATTGGGAGATGGTTTAGAACATGTCCAGGAGAATGGCCCAATACAGATTTCTGTTGAGCATAGAGAGAAGGAGCCTACAATTGGTTGTTCGGAAAATGGGTCCGGTGAAGTACCAGTTGGTCACGCTATGCCTGCACAGGCTTCAGGGGAAGCATTGGGCAACAACATAGGCATTGAATCTGATCTTaaaggaaggaaaagaaagaaaagaaagaagtcGAAGGATGTTGAGAAAGAAACCAAGATGGAAGAAGTTAATCCTTCTCCTTTGAATTTGGCTGTTGCAAAAGATGATGTTACACTAGCAGCTAATGTTTGTCCTTCGAACTTGTCTGTCACAAAAGATGATGTTATACGAACAGCTAATGTTTCTCCTTCAAACTTGGCTGACACAAAAGACAATGTTACACTAGCAGCTAATGCTTCTCCTTCAAACTTGGCAGTCGTAAAAGACAATGCTACACTAACAACTAATGTTAAAGAGAACAATTTCTCACAAACATTGTACTCttcatttcaaagaaaaagcgTCTGGCGTCCTAGGAAAAAGCTTCTTGTGCTTGATTTGAATGGAATTCTTGTAGATGTTGTTCAACAACCAAAAAGAAAGCCAAATACTAGAGTAGATGGGAAAGGAG TTTTCTTTAGACCGTTTTGTGTTGAATTTCTCGAATTTTGCTTCAAGACATTTAATGTCGGAATCTGGTCGTCAAGAGTAAA AAACATGACGAAGATGATTGGGCTTCTTCTTAGAAAACAATGGAAACGTGAACTGTTTTTCTGTTGG GACCGAAAGCTGTGTacaattacaaaattcaaaaccCTCGAGAATGAGGAGAAACCGCTTGTTTTGAAGGAACTTAGAAAATTATGGGACAGGTGTTTACCCGAGCTTCCTTGGAGGAGGGGCGACTATGATGAATCAAACACACTATTGTTGGATGATTCGCCATATAAGGCTTTGCGAAATCCT GCAAATACTGGTATATTTCCATATCCTTATCAATACACGGATGCCGATGATCATTCATTAG CACCTGGAGGAGATATTCGGGACTATCTTGAACGGATAGCTGTAGCAGAGAATGTTCAGAAGTTTGTGGAGCAAAATCCATTTGGGCAACAGGCTATCACAGAGGCAGATCCGCATTGGGAATTCTATTCCCAGGTTATAAAAGATTTGAGGTTACATGCTGGGTAA
- the LOC105788089 gene encoding uncharacterized protein LOC105788089 isoform X1 → MEVKNVSESSVSDAKLSRSERKKMKKQRMERDIETRNGESLDKAACLGTEDVDLGAEQSSRSRKKRKRKENSFVESSGLKEEPNSLMNDSVSGRDSNVQTPGNNVSESPLKGQSADSERKRKRKKKKSKMATSVEVDNSLVDEKNESDSHLEPGLEGAQLNEQTVQAESKRKKKKKGKGKKTTLNVMEDEDISSKSNGKDSNEVENERCTEPQIINEKNIRKEDPISISETVESKNTNKISLITYKQSDFSGIQNPHVDGDIVMPETEVIEKSKKVKTHHKKKKKSSNLLGDGLEHVQENGPIQISVEHREKEPTIGCSENGSGEVPVGHAMPAQASGEALGNNIGIESDLKGRKRKKRKKSKDVEKETKMEEVNPSPLNLAVAKDDVTLAANVCPSNLSVTKDDVIRTANVSPSNLADTKDNVTLAANASPSNLAVVKDNATLTTNVKENNFSQTLYSSFQRKSVWRPRKKLLVLDLNGILVDVVQQPKRKPNTRVDGKGVFFRPFCVEFLEFCFKTFNVGIWSSRVNRNMTKMIGLLLRKQWKRELFFCWDRKLCTITKFKTLENEEKPLVLKELRKLWDRCLPELPWRRGDYDESNTLLLDDSPYKALRNPANTGIFPYPYQYTDADDHSLAPGGDIRDYLERIAVAENVQKFVEQNPFGQQAITEADPHWEFYSQVIKDLRLHAG, encoded by the exons atggaagtgAAAAATGTTTCAGAGTCATCGGTCTCGGATGCTAAATTGAGTCGTTCtgaaaggaagaaaatgaagaaacagAGGATGGAACGAGATATTGAAACTAGAAATGGTGAATCCCTTGACAAAGCAGCTTGTTTAGGAACAGAGGACGTTGATTTAGGGGCAGAGCAATCGAGTCGTTCGCGTAAGAAgagaaagaggaaagaaaattcttttgtGGAGTCATCGGGATTGAAGGAAGAACCGAACTCGTTAATGAATGATTCCGTGTCAGGTAGAGATTCAAATGTACAGACTCCGGGGAATAATGTTTCGGAGAGTCCATTGAAAGGACAATCGGCTGATTCAGAAAGGAAGCgaaagaggaagaaaaagaagagtaaGATGGCTACATCTGTGGAAGTTGACAACTCTTTGGTagatgaaaagaatgaaagtgATTCTCATTTGGAGCCTGGACTGGAAGGGGCTCAATTGAATGAACAAACTGTTCAAGCGGAAagtaaaaggaagaagaagaagaaggggaaAGGAAAGAAGACAACGCTTAATGTCATGGAGGATGAAGATATTAGCTCAAAGAGCAATGGCAAGGACAGTAATGAAGTTGAAAATGAAAGGTGTACTGAACctcaaattattaatgaaaagaATATTAGAAAGGAGGATCCTATTTCTATATCTGAAACTGTAGAGTCGAAAAATACTAACAAAATTTCTTTGATAACTTATAAGCAAAGTGATTTTTCAGGAATTCAAAATCCCCATGTTGATGGAGATATTGTTATGCCTGAAACTGAAGttattgaaaaatcaaaaaaggtaaaaacccatcacaagaagaagaagaagtctTCTAATCTATTGGGAGATGGTTTAGAACATGTCCAGGAGAATGGCCCAATACAGATTTCTGTTGAGCATAGAGAGAAGGAGCCTACAATTGGTTGTTCGGAAAATGGGTCCGGTGAAGTACCAGTTGGTCACGCTATGCCTGCACAGGCTTCAGGGGAAGCATTGGGCAACAACATAGGCATTGAATCTGATCTTaaaggaaggaaaagaaagaaaagaaagaagtcGAAGGATGTTGAGAAAGAAACCAAGATGGAAGAAGTTAATCCTTCTCCTTTGAATTTGGCTGTTGCAAAAGATGATGTTACACTAGCAGCTAATGTTTGTCCTTCGAACTTGTCTGTCACAAAAGATGATGTTATACGAACAGCTAATGTTTCTCCTTCAAACTTGGCTGACACAAAAGACAATGTTACACTAGCAGCTAATGCTTCTCCTTCAAACTTGGCAGTCGTAAAAGACAATGCTACACTAACAACTAATGTTAAAGAGAACAATTTCTCACAAACATTGTACTCttcatttcaaagaaaaagcgTCTGGCGTCCTAGGAAAAAGCTTCTTGTGCTTGATTTGAATGGAATTCTTGTAGATGTTGTTCAACAACCAAAAAGAAAGCCAAATACTAGAGTAGATGGGAAAGGAG TTTTCTTTAGACCGTTTTGTGTTGAATTTCTCGAATTTTGCTTCAAGACATTTAATGTCGGAATCTGGTCGTCAAGAGTAAA TAGAAACATGACGAAGATGATTGGGCTTCTTCTTAGAAAACAATGGAAACGTGAACTGTTTTTCTGTTGG GACCGAAAGCTGTGTacaattacaaaattcaaaaccCTCGAGAATGAGGAGAAACCGCTTGTTTTGAAGGAACTTAGAAAATTATGGGACAGGTGTTTACCCGAGCTTCCTTGGAGGAGGGGCGACTATGATGAATCAAACACACTATTGTTGGATGATTCGCCATATAAGGCTTTGCGAAATCCT GCAAATACTGGTATATTTCCATATCCTTATCAATACACGGATGCCGATGATCATTCATTAG CACCTGGAGGAGATATTCGGGACTATCTTGAACGGATAGCTGTAGCAGAGAATGTTCAGAAGTTTGTGGAGCAAAATCCATTTGGGCAACAGGCTATCACAGAGGCAGATCCGCATTGGGAATTCTATTCCCAGGTTATAAAAGATTTGAGGTTACATGCTGGGTAA
- the LOC105788078 gene encoding protein SPIRAL1-like 3, with product MGRGVSSGGGQSSLGYLFGSGEASPPKPTNVTSTGTTSSEVPQKQIEVVKETVQKPTTASPSSGDAKEIPAGVPGSKTNNYFRADGQNCGNFLTERRTTKVHAAPGGGSSLDYLFGGSEK from the exons ATGGGTCGTGGAGTCAGCAGTGGTGGGGGACAGAGTTCTTTGGGTTACCTTTTCGGGAGCGGAGAAGCTTCACCTCCGAAACCAACCAATGTCACGAGTACTGGCACCACCAGTAGTGAAGTTCCTCAGAAGCAGATTGAGGTTGTGAAGGAAACCGTGCAAAAACCGACCACTGCTTCACCATCATCGGGTGATGCTAAGGAGATCCCTGCAGGTGTTCCAGGGAGCAAAACGAACAACTATTTCCGAGCTGATGGCCAGAATTGTGGCAACTTTCTTACG GAGCGCCGGACAACTAAGGTTCACGCCGCGCCTGGCGGTGGGTCTTCCTTGGATTACCTGTTTGGTGGCAGTGAGAAGTGA
- the LOC105788061 gene encoding probable UDP-arabinopyranose mutase 2, translating to MATVSPTPLLKDELDIVIPTIRNLDFLEMWRPFFQPYHLIIVQDGDPTKTIKVPEGFDYELYNRNDINRILGPKASCISFKDSACRCFGYMVSKKKYIYTIDDDCFVAKDPSGKDINALEQHIQNLLSPSTPFFFNTLYDPYRSGADFVRGYPFSLREGVPTAVSHGLWLNIPDYDAPTQLVKPLERNTRYVDAIMTIPKGTLFPMCGMNLAFNRELIGPAMYFGLMGDGQPIGRYDDMWAGWCTKVICDHLGWGVKTGLPYIWHSKASNPFVNLKKEYKGIYWQEELIPFFQSVALPKDCTTVQKCYIEISKQVKAKLGKVDDYFNKLADAMVTWIEAWDELNPSGDISAKIPNGASK from the exons ATGGCGACCGTCTCTCCAACTCCTCTGTTGAAAGATGAGCTCGACATCGTGATTCCCACGATTAGGAACTTGGACTTTTTGGAGATGTGGAGACCCTTTTTCCAGCCTTACCATCTCATCATTGTTCAAGATGGTGATCCTACCAAGACTATCAAGGTCCCTGAAGGCTTCGATTATGAGCTTTACAATAGGAACGACATCAACAGGATTTTGGGTCCTAAGGCTTCTTGTATCTCTTTCAAGGATTCTGCTTGTAGGTGCTTTGGGTACATGGTTTCCAAGAAGAAATACATCTATACCATTGATGATGACTGCTTT GTTGCTAAAGATCCATCTGGCAAAGACATCAATGCATTGGAGCAGCACATACAGAACCTGCTGAGTCCATCCACTCCATTTTTCTTCAACACTCTTTATGACCCATACCGATCCGGTGCTGACTTCGTTCGTGGCTACCCTTTCAGCCTCCGTGAGGGTGTTCCCACTGCCGTCTCACACGGTCTCTGGCTCAACATCCCGGATTATGATGCTCCCACACAGCTTGTCAAGCCACTCGAGAGGAACACCAG GTATGTTGACGCAATAATGACGATTCCGAAGGGAACCTTGTTCCCCATGTGCGGAATGAATCTGGCATTTAACCGAGAATTGATCGGCCCTGCAATGTACTTTGGACTCATGGGAGATGGTCAACCAATTGGACGATACGATGATATGTGGGCTGGCTGGTGCACGAAG GTTATTTGCGATCACCTCGGATGGGGAGTGAAGACCGGACTTCCCTACATTTGGCACAGCAAAGCGAGCAACCCGTTTGTGAACCTTAAGAAAGAATACAAAGGAATTTACTGGCAAGAAGAGTTGATTCCGTTCTTCCAATCCGTTGCCCTTCCGAAGGACTGCACCACCGTTCAGAAATGCTACATTGAGATCTCCAAGCAAGTGAAGGCGAAACTCGGCAAGGTCGATGACTACTTCAATAAGCTGGCGGATGCTATGGTGACATGGATTGAAGCTTGGGATGAACTGAACCCATCGGGCGATATATCCGCCAAGATTCCTAATGGTGCTTCCAAGTGA